The Stenotrophomonas maltophilia genome includes a region encoding these proteins:
- a CDS encoding putative porin: MNDHVRARTDSRRPRPARRALLCCAVLLSLAAPAGAMAAETTMVKLIKGLIASGALKPEDGQALLVQAEAEAAAAQRGAATAPSAASGGVALEAGDVRVPYVPQSVRDGIRDEVRQDVMAQARSEGWAAPNEVAEWTKRIKVTGDMRVRSESRFFSERNSDIVSNWSSINSGNGFDTNTNTNLQLPPLLNTRQDRRNLWRIRARLGIEATIGQHTTAGVRLASGSSNGPVSTTEQLGGGLSKKDVWLDQAWLAYSPADWVTVRGGRFGNPFWTSDTLFSNDLNFDGLAANLKYDFDDGDLDLFGNLAVVPLEYTSDSSPSQSKVKTPNENKWLSGAQVGVNWRFNDENTLRAALGYYDFKNISGRLSSPCALYAGAVGCDTDWSRPAFMQKGNTLMLIRDIARNPLDPANTPTPQYVGLASAFRLATLNLRWDTQLAQGVGLRLDGDYIRNLAYDKQAMFSRAQNGIVNNYGAGGTASIDTFRSGDTAWMVQATFGATELKEKGQWQALLGYKHIEADALPDGYNDPNFHLGGTNARGYYVGGAYALDARSWISGKWMAAKEVSGAPLSIDVFQLEFNTGF; the protein is encoded by the coding sequence ATGAACGACCACGTCCGCGCACGAACCGACTCCCGCCGCCCGCGGCCGGCCCGACGGGCGCTGCTGTGCTGCGCCGTGCTGCTCAGCCTGGCCGCCCCGGCCGGTGCGATGGCCGCCGAAACGACCATGGTCAAGCTGATCAAGGGCCTGATCGCCAGCGGCGCGCTGAAGCCCGAAGACGGCCAGGCATTGCTGGTGCAGGCCGAGGCTGAAGCAGCGGCCGCCCAGCGCGGTGCAGCCACCGCACCTTCGGCCGCCAGCGGTGGCGTGGCCCTGGAGGCTGGCGACGTGCGCGTGCCCTACGTGCCGCAGAGCGTGCGCGACGGCATTCGTGACGAAGTGCGCCAGGACGTGATGGCGCAGGCCAGGTCGGAAGGCTGGGCGGCACCGAACGAAGTGGCCGAATGGACCAAGCGAATCAAGGTCACCGGTGACATGCGCGTGCGCAGCGAGTCGCGCTTCTTCTCCGAACGCAACAGCGACATCGTGAGCAACTGGTCGTCGATCAATTCCGGCAACGGCTTCGACACCAACACCAACACCAACCTGCAGCTGCCGCCACTGCTGAACACCCGCCAGGACCGCCGCAACCTGTGGCGCATCCGCGCCCGCCTGGGCATCGAGGCAACCATTGGCCAGCACACCACGGCCGGCGTGCGCCTGGCCAGCGGCAGCAGCAATGGCCCGGTGTCGACCACCGAGCAGCTGGGTGGCGGCCTGAGCAAGAAGGACGTGTGGCTGGACCAGGCCTGGCTGGCCTACAGCCCGGCTGACTGGGTGACGGTGCGCGGCGGCCGCTTCGGCAATCCGTTCTGGACCAGCGACACGCTGTTCTCCAACGACCTCAACTTCGATGGCCTGGCCGCGAACCTGAAGTATGACTTCGACGATGGCGACCTCGACCTGTTCGGCAACCTCGCGGTGGTGCCGCTGGAGTACACCTCCGACAGCTCGCCGAGCCAGAGCAAGGTCAAGACTCCGAACGAGAACAAGTGGCTGTCCGGTGCCCAGGTAGGTGTGAACTGGCGCTTCAATGACGAGAATACGTTGCGCGCTGCATTGGGCTACTACGACTTCAAGAACATCAGCGGCCGCCTGTCCTCACCGTGCGCCCTGTACGCGGGTGCGGTGGGCTGTGACACCGACTGGTCGCGCCCGGCGTTCATGCAGAAGGGCAACACCCTGATGCTGATCCGCGACATCGCGCGCAATCCGCTGGACCCGGCCAACACGCCGACCCCGCAGTACGTCGGCCTGGCCTCGGCCTTCCGCCTGGCTACCTTGAACCTGCGTTGGGACACGCAGCTGGCACAGGGCGTCGGTCTGCGCCTGGACGGCGATTACATCCGCAACCTGGCCTACGACAAGCAGGCCATGTTCAGCCGCGCCCAGAACGGCATCGTCAACAACTACGGCGCCGGCGGTACCGCCAGCATCGACACCTTCCGCAGCGGCGACACCGCCTGGATGGTGCAGGCCACCTTCGGAGCCACCGAGCTGAAGGAGAAGGGTCAGTGGCAGGCGCTGCTGGGCTACAAGCACATCGAGGCCGATGCGCTGCCGGACGGCTACAACGATCCGAACTTCCACCTGGGCGGTACCAACGCCCGCGGCTACTACGTGGGCGGTGCCTACGCGCTGGACGCGCGCAGCTGGATCAGCGGCAAGTGGATGGCGGCCAAGGAAGTGTCCGGTGCGCCGCTGTCGATCGACGTGTTCCAGCTGGAGTTCAACACCGGCTTCTGA
- a CDS encoding TonB family protein has translation MRGRQLLVTVALVLAALLVLGIAVWWMLFRDTASTRRPVVQPPMLALPPPPPPPPPPPEKPPEPETPPEEAIPEPEPLDQPTPAEEPTPTPDNADPVTMNADAQAGGDNFGIQSGSGGGSSGVGRGGAGNATYGRYLGYLMQQAISRDDKVKRLAFQLQVNVWLANDGRLEKVELVRGSGNEEADAAVLDALRRIGKVDQAPPASLDFPARVLIQGRRPGA, from the coding sequence ATGCGCGGTCGCCAGTTGCTGGTGACCGTCGCGCTGGTGCTGGCCGCGTTGCTGGTGCTCGGCATCGCCGTGTGGTGGATGCTGTTCAGGGACACTGCCAGTACCCGTCGGCCGGTGGTGCAGCCGCCGATGCTGGCGCTGCCGCCGCCCCCTCCGCCGCCGCCGCCGCCACCGGAAAAGCCGCCGGAACCCGAAACGCCGCCGGAAGAGGCCATTCCCGAGCCGGAGCCGCTGGATCAGCCGACGCCGGCCGAAGAGCCGACCCCGACCCCGGACAACGCCGACCCGGTAACGATGAATGCCGATGCGCAGGCCGGTGGTGACAACTTCGGTATCCAGTCCGGCAGTGGCGGCGGTTCGTCCGGCGTTGGCCGTGGTGGCGCCGGCAACGCTACCTACGGCCGCTACCTGGGCTACCTGATGCAGCAGGCGATCTCGCGCGACGACAAGGTCAAGCGCCTGGCGTTCCAGCTGCAGGTGAATGTGTGGCTGGCCAACGACGGCCGCCTGGAAAAGGTCGAACTGGTGCGTGGCAGTGGCAACGAGGAGGCCGACGCGGCCGTGCTCGATGCACTGCGTCGCATCGGCAAGGTCGACCAGGCACCCCCAGCGTCGCTTGATTTCCCCGCCCGCGTGCTGATCCAGGGCCGCCGGCCCGGGGCCTGA
- a CDS encoding ExbD/TolR family protein: MGQKAKFGIKKREKGINVTPFVDVLLVVLVIFILTSNASIPGIEVNLPKASNSVALEKPKTKAITIDPSGQVFLDAYPVTMAELEDRLRTERATTPDFPVIVRGDAQVQYARVVEVLDLLRRLELAQVGLVTGKAQG; the protein is encoded by the coding sequence ATGGGCCAGAAGGCGAAGTTCGGCATCAAGAAGCGCGAGAAGGGCATCAACGTGACGCCCTTCGTCGACGTGCTGCTGGTGGTGCTGGTGATCTTCATCCTGACCAGCAACGCCTCCATCCCCGGCATCGAGGTCAACCTGCCGAAGGCCAGCAACAGCGTCGCGCTGGAGAAGCCGAAGACCAAGGCGATCACCATCGACCCCAGTGGACAGGTGTTCCTGGATGCCTACCCGGTGACGATGGCCGAACTGGAAGACCGGCTGCGCACCGAGCGCGCGACCACGCCGGATTTCCCGGTGATCGTGCGCGGTGATGCGCAGGTGCAGTACGCCCGCGTGGTCGAGGTGCTGGACCTGCTGCGGCGGCTGGAGCTGGCCCAGGTCGGCCTGGTCACCGGCAAGGCGCAGGGCTGA
- a CDS encoding DUF2341 domain-containing protein, producing MDRLLSRVLLLLAALVALPAAAADANWWQAEWKYRKPITVDAGPQGAGLAGDPGRTPLLLRLHTGNFGFDGTQDAGNDLRFVSGDGRTVLAHQIEQFDPKLGLALVWVDVPAVSAAAPQTIWMYYGNEKAPASGNGQQVFDPDYTLVYHFAEANAPARDTTAYGNNAGAVVPPSEGSVIGRGVQLGAAPLSLPASASLAQEAGAPLTVSAWIKPGSNNAAQAIYARRDGASELVLGIENRVPFVQLNGQRSTPAQPVPEGQWAHVALTAEKGALQLYLNGRVVAQLSGELPALTTAPVVGADVPGAVQPLASFEGALDELRISRVARPAALLLADATAQGADSRLISYGADEQSAGQSHFAFILKAMPFDAWVVVAILGLMMLLSWAIMIAKGRHFGRTSKANAVFTESFGKLSGVPLRTLSDMDRQGKAPTAMHDGSLWRIYQVAIDEMQQRHQRDGNSGYLSGATIAAIRASMDAVMVREQEAMARRMNWLSTTIEGAPYVGLFGTVIGIMLVFVVAAMAGAVDIDSVAPGMAAALLCTAAGLGVAIPALFGYNYLGARAEAIGADMAVFIDEFAARLAEEQDGRGPAAVQG from the coding sequence ATGGACCGTTTGCTTTCCCGAGTGTTGTTGCTGCTGGCCGCGCTGGTTGCGCTGCCGGCCGCTGCGGCCGATGCCAATTGGTGGCAGGCCGAATGGAAGTACCGCAAGCCGATCACTGTCGACGCCGGCCCGCAGGGCGCGGGCCTGGCCGGTGATCCGGGTCGCACGCCGCTGCTGCTGCGCCTGCACACCGGCAACTTCGGCTTCGACGGCACCCAGGATGCGGGCAACGACCTGCGCTTTGTCTCGGGTGATGGCCGCACCGTGCTGGCCCACCAGATCGAACAGTTCGATCCCAAGCTGGGCCTGGCCCTGGTCTGGGTGGACGTGCCGGCGGTCAGCGCTGCGGCACCGCAGACGATCTGGATGTACTACGGCAATGAAAAGGCCCCCGCCAGCGGCAACGGCCAGCAGGTGTTCGATCCGGACTATACGCTGGTCTACCACTTCGCCGAGGCCAATGCGCCGGCACGCGACACCACCGCTTATGGCAACAATGCCGGTGCCGTGGTGCCGCCATCGGAAGGCTCGGTGATCGGCCGCGGCGTTCAGTTGGGTGCAGCCCCGCTGTCGCTGCCGGCCAGCGCATCGCTTGCGCAGGAGGCGGGCGCGCCGCTCACTGTTTCGGCTTGGATTAAGCCAGGCAGCAACAACGCTGCACAGGCGATCTACGCGCGTCGCGACGGTGCGTCCGAACTGGTGCTGGGCATCGAAAACCGGGTGCCGTTCGTGCAGCTCAATGGCCAGCGCAGCACGCCGGCGCAGCCGGTTCCGGAAGGGCAGTGGGCGCATGTGGCGCTGACCGCAGAGAAGGGCGCACTGCAGTTGTACCTCAATGGCCGCGTGGTCGCCCAGCTGAGCGGCGAGCTGCCGGCGCTGACCACCGCGCCGGTGGTGGGCGCCGATGTGCCGGGCGCGGTGCAGCCGCTGGCCAGCTTCGAAGGCGCGCTGGATGAGCTGCGTATCTCGCGCGTGGCACGTCCGGCCGCGCTGCTGCTGGCCGATGCCACCGCGCAGGGCGCCGACTCGCGCCTGATCAGCTACGGCGCCGACGAGCAGTCCGCCGGGCAGAGCCACTTCGCCTTCATCCTCAAGGCGATGCCGTTCGACGCCTGGGTGGTGGTCGCCATCCTCGGCCTGATGATGCTGCTGTCGTGGGCGATCATGATCGCCAAGGGGCGGCACTTTGGCCGTACCAGCAAGGCCAATGCAGTGTTCACCGAGAGCTTCGGCAAGCTGTCGGGTGTGCCGCTGCGCACCCTGTCCGACATGGACCGCCAGGGCAAGGCACCCACCGCGATGCACGACGGTTCGCTGTGGCGCATCTACCAGGTGGCCATCGATGAAATGCAGCAGCGCCACCAGCGGGACGGCAATAGTGGCTATCTCAGTGGTGCCACCATTGCGGCGATCCGCGCCTCGATGGATGCGGTGATGGTGCGCGAGCAGGAAGCGATGGCGCGGCGCATGAACTGGCTGTCGACCACCATCGAAGGTGCGCCGTACGTGGGCCTGTTCGGTACCGTGATCGGCATCATGCTGGTGTTCGTGGTGGCGGCGATGGCTGGCGCGGTGGACATCGATTCGGTGGCGCCCGGCATGGCGGCGGCGCTGCTGTGTACCGCTGCCGGCCTCGGCGTCGCGATCCCGGCGCTGTTCGGCTACAACTACCTGGGCGCGCGTGCCGAAGCGATCGGCGCGGACATGGCGGTGTTCATCGACGAGTTCGCCGCACGCCTGGCCGAAGAGCAGGACGGGCGCGGCCCGGCCGCGGTCCAGGGCTGA
- a CDS encoding ShlB/FhaC/HecB family hemolysin secretion/activation protein, whose translation MTPVPCRAVRLPLRLHPLVLALAALPLPLFAQEAAPAPSVNINEYIVRGNTVLDPRQIERAVEPFLGPGKTLADVEKARDAVNALYQQAGYQSVYVELPEQQVSGGVVLLKVQQTPIGQLRVVGTKHESPERILERVPALAEGKVPDFDQAQKELTALNEGGRRQVMPLVREGQVPGTMDVDLQVEEKSPWRAGASINNDHSADTEKLRLSASLAYDNLWKRGHSANIGVYLAPEDTKQAKVFSASYTMPFEGTPWSLEASGYKSDSRVLNAGGQVGTGTGTNVIGNGHSIGLKLNYRLAGSSQWWRQLSLGVDFKDTEEDTQMGKESLKTPLKYAPITLGFVGVRQGEKDQLSINTQLVAGTRRLFGYGSDAIGFGQKRYWADPSFVAFKADVANTRTFSSDWQWYARGSLQVTDAPLVSAEQFAAGGMYTVRGYLSAEAIGDYGGLASLEWRTPAWSLWSGTDLRVYSFADAAYLRLRQPLPEQRDKYNLASVGLGAQLRLGEHLQLRLDYAWPYADGPVTRKDDPRLHFNISTSY comes from the coding sequence ATGACTCCTGTTCCGTGCCGAGCCGTCCGCCTCCCGCTGCGCCTGCATCCGCTGGTGCTGGCCCTGGCGGCGCTGCCGCTGCCGCTGTTCGCGCAGGAGGCGGCGCCCGCGCCCAGCGTGAACATCAATGAGTACATCGTGCGAGGCAACACCGTGCTCGATCCGCGCCAGATCGAACGCGCGGTCGAGCCCTTCCTCGGACCGGGAAAGACCCTGGCCGATGTCGAGAAGGCACGCGATGCCGTCAATGCGCTGTACCAGCAGGCGGGCTACCAGTCGGTCTACGTGGAGCTGCCCGAGCAGCAGGTCAGCGGTGGCGTGGTGCTGCTGAAGGTACAGCAGACACCGATTGGCCAGCTGCGGGTCGTGGGGACGAAGCACGAATCGCCCGAACGCATCCTCGAACGCGTACCGGCACTCGCCGAGGGCAAGGTGCCGGACTTCGACCAGGCGCAGAAGGAACTGACCGCACTGAATGAGGGCGGGCGTCGCCAGGTGATGCCGCTGGTGCGCGAAGGCCAGGTGCCGGGCACGATGGATGTGGACCTGCAGGTCGAAGAGAAGTCGCCGTGGCGTGCCGGCGCGTCAATCAACAACGACCACAGCGCAGACACCGAGAAGCTGCGCCTGAGTGCGTCGCTGGCCTACGACAACCTGTGGAAGCGGGGGCACAGCGCCAACATCGGCGTGTACCTGGCGCCGGAAGATACAAAGCAGGCCAAGGTGTTCTCGGCCTCGTACACGATGCCGTTCGAAGGCACGCCGTGGAGCCTGGAAGCCTCCGGCTACAAGTCCGACAGCCGCGTGCTGAACGCGGGCGGACAGGTCGGTACCGGCACCGGAACCAATGTGATCGGCAACGGCCATTCGATCGGTCTCAAGCTCAACTATCGACTGGCCGGCAGCAGCCAGTGGTGGCGCCAGCTCAGCCTCGGCGTGGACTTCAAGGACACCGAGGAAGACACGCAGATGGGCAAGGAGAGCCTGAAGACGCCGCTGAAGTACGCGCCGATCACCCTGGGGTTTGTCGGTGTGCGCCAGGGCGAGAAGGATCAGTTGAGTATCAACACGCAGCTGGTGGCCGGTACCCGTCGTCTGTTCGGCTATGGCAGTGATGCCATCGGGTTCGGGCAGAAGCGCTACTGGGCAGACCCCAGTTTCGTCGCGTTCAAGGCGGACGTCGCCAACACGCGCACGTTCAGCAGCGACTGGCAGTGGTATGCACGCGGCTCGTTGCAGGTGACCGATGCGCCGCTGGTGTCGGCCGAGCAGTTCGCCGCCGGTGGCATGTACACCGTGCGCGGCTATCTGTCGGCCGAGGCGATCGGCGATTACGGCGGCCTGGCCAGCCTGGAATGGCGCACGCCTGCGTGGTCGCTGTGGAGCGGCACCGACCTGCGTGTCTACAGCTTTGCCGACGCGGCCTACCTGCGCCTGCGCCAGCCGCTGCCCGAACAGCGCGACAAGTACAACCTGGCCTCGGTCGGTCTGGGCGCGCAGCTGCGCCTGGGTGAACACCTCCAACTTCGTCTGGACTACGCCTGGCCGTATGCCGATGGCCCGGTCACGCGCAAGGACGACCCACGCCTGCATTTCAACATCAGCACCAGTTACTGA
- a CDS encoding general secretion pathway protein, translating into MVRNMDGRRWDRNRMLTLLAATLLLAVVAYWGVTLSAVAPTAAASETHAEAPARPLFDAVASLPLVRLLSPGAVQTEVVVLGVMAGDHAPLALLSVDGRPAEAYAPGQRLGPCTVLASISASAVELNQAGQSRSLPVPELPPVPSDGIVPAAP; encoded by the coding sequence ATGGTGCGGAACATGGATGGCAGGCGCTGGGATCGCAATCGCATGTTGACCCTGCTGGCGGCGACGCTGCTGCTGGCGGTGGTGGCCTATTGGGGCGTGACCCTGTCTGCGGTGGCACCGACGGCGGCGGCCAGCGAAACGCACGCAGAGGCCCCTGCACGCCCCCTGTTCGATGCAGTGGCCAGCCTGCCGCTGGTGCGGTTGCTGTCCCCCGGTGCGGTGCAGACCGAGGTGGTCGTGCTGGGCGTGATGGCCGGCGACCACGCGCCACTGGCGCTGCTTTCGGTGGATGGACGCCCAGCGGAAGCGTATGCGCCCGGGCAACGACTCGGACCCTGCACGGTGCTGGCCAGCATCAGTGCCAGCGCGGTCGAATTGAACCAGGCCGGGCAATCGCGCAGCCTGCCGGTGCCTGAGCTGCCGCCGGTGCCGAGCGATGGCATCGTGCCCGCGGCACCGTAG
- the gspH gene encoding type II secretion system minor pseudopilin GspH, which yields MQHVPRGFTLLELMVVLVIIGICTAGIGLGLGSLLDPARQLRQEAERLAQRLQVARDEARIDGRPLRWQADAAGYRFSRREGTRWVDVQRDDLLRPQQWQPAGIAVQPTTPIELSPEWIGVAWELRLSLQGRQLRLRDDGSGQLQVVQ from the coding sequence ATGCAGCACGTGCCGCGTGGTTTCACCCTGCTGGAACTGATGGTGGTGCTGGTGATCATCGGCATCTGCACGGCGGGCATCGGCCTTGGCCTGGGCAGCCTGCTCGACCCCGCGCGCCAGCTGCGGCAGGAAGCTGAACGGCTGGCGCAGCGCCTGCAGGTGGCGCGCGACGAGGCGCGCATCGATGGCCGCCCCCTGCGCTGGCAGGCCGACGCCGCCGGCTACCGCTTCAGCCGCCGCGAAGGCACCCGCTGGGTTGACGTGCAGCGCGATGACCTTCTGCGTCCGCAGCAATGGCAACCGGCGGGCATCGCGGTGCAACCGACCACGCCGATTGAACTGAGCCCGGAGTGGATCGGCGTGGCGTGGGAGCTGAGGCTGTCGTTGCAGGGCCGCCAGCTGCGTCTTCGTGATGATGGCAGCGGACAGTTGCAGGTCGTGCAGTGA
- the gspI gene encoding type II secretion system minor pseudopilin GspI, with amino-acid sequence MRGFTLIEVLIALVIVSIALAAVMRSVAVATDDQSRLRDRRLALMCAQDRWQELRLAGQPPQDARQRCVQGRSSFLVLQHIGTGSDGQPQLELSVVAEDAPRQSLARMQLPWTAAQ; translated from the coding sequence ATGCGCGGGTTCACCCTGATCGAAGTGCTGATCGCATTGGTGATCGTTTCGATTGCGCTGGCGGCGGTGATGCGTTCGGTGGCGGTGGCGACCGATGATCAATCGCGCCTGCGCGACCGTCGGCTGGCACTGATGTGTGCGCAGGACCGCTGGCAGGAGCTGCGCCTGGCCGGGCAGCCGCCGCAGGATGCACGGCAGCGCTGCGTGCAGGGGCGCAGCAGTTTCCTGGTGCTTCAGCATATCGGCACAGGGAGTGACGGACAGCCACAGCTGGAACTCAGCGTGGTGGCCGAAGATGCGCCGCGGCAATCGCTGGCGCGGATGCAGCTGCCGTGGACGGCGGCGCAATGA
- a CDS encoding prepilin-type N-terminal cleavage/methylation domain-containing protein: MKRTAAGFTLIEVMIAITIMGVLALICWRALDSVASSDQRLRRADAETTTALRVLQQFQRDIEMRADDALMNGAVRPADQPQRLLPPSLVSERHPDGSFALEITRSLGSDGLRWQRVRWWRQGSTLWRASGAATDRYPLPAPDPSKGIAVAQDVQRFEVRAWQPGAGWALLPSKGEVLPATGLELRLGLRDGRGPLSYRRVLEL; the protein is encoded by the coding sequence ATGAAGCGTACCGCAGCAGGTTTCACCCTGATCGAGGTGATGATCGCGATCACCATCATGGGCGTGCTGGCACTGATCTGCTGGCGTGCGCTGGACAGCGTGGCCAGCAGCGACCAACGCCTGCGCCGGGCCGATGCCGAGACCACGACGGCGCTGCGCGTGCTGCAGCAGTTCCAGCGCGACATCGAGATGCGTGCCGACGACGCGCTGATGAACGGCGCGGTGCGCCCGGCGGATCAGCCTCAGCGCCTGCTACCCCCTTCGCTGGTGAGCGAACGGCATCCGGATGGAAGCTTCGCGCTGGAGATCACCCGCAGCTTGGGCAGCGACGGGTTGCGCTGGCAACGTGTTCGCTGGTGGCGACAGGGAAGCACGCTGTGGCGGGCCAGTGGCGCTGCGACGGATCGCTACCCTTTGCCCGCACCGGATCCGTCAAAGGGGATCGCGGTGGCGCAGGATGTGCAGCGATTCGAGGTACGCGCCTGGCAGCCGGGCGCCGGGTGGGCGCTGCTACCGAGCAAAGGCGAGGTGCTGCCGGCCACCGGGCTGGAACTGCGGTTGGGCCTGCGCGATGGGCGTGGGCCGTTGAGTTACCGGCGCGTGCTGGAGCTTTAG